Proteins encoded together in one Legionella beliardensis window:
- a CDS encoding VF530 family DNA-binding protein, which yields MARNSNDPLHGITLEAILKSLLICYGWKGLAERVKINCFYSNPSINSSLKFLRKTPWARIKIETLYLDYLKNKDCDNSLLLE from the coding sequence ATGGCCAGAAATTCTAACGATCCACTGCATGGCATTACCTTAGAAGCCATCTTAAAGAGTTTGTTAATTTGTTATGGCTGGAAAGGCTTGGCCGAGAGAGTCAAGATTAATTGTTTTTATTCGAACCCCAGCATCAATTCAAGCCTTAAATTCCTGCGCAAAACACCATGGGCAAGGATTAAAATTGAAACCCTTTATCTTGATTACTTAAAAAATAAAGATTGCGACAACTCATTGTTACTGGAGTAA
- the nadE gene encoding ammonia-dependent NAD(+) synthetase, translating to MQSEQINYEEQKLIIQKLNVSSQFEAEQETQKRVEFIKTQILLTKRSTLVLGISGGIDSTVAGRLAQLAVESLRQQGENAQFIAMRLPYGIQKDEADAQQAIEFINPDTIYTVNIKPACDAMLASLLSSGIHFRDEAQQDFVMGNIKARQRMISQYAVAGATDGLVIGTDQAAEALMGFFTKYGDGACDIAPLEGLTKRRVRKIAMYLNAPNYLTNKVPTADLEDLSPLKPDEVAFGISYNDIDDFLEGKIVPESVYKIIYAAFKATTHKRNLPVTP from the coding sequence ATGCAAAGTGAACAAATTAATTATGAAGAACAAAAGCTTATTATACAGAAACTTAACGTGAGCAGTCAGTTTGAGGCGGAACAAGAAACTCAAAAGCGGGTTGAATTTATCAAAACACAGATCTTATTAACTAAGCGCTCAACACTGGTATTAGGTATCAGTGGTGGTATTGATTCGACGGTTGCTGGGCGCTTAGCACAGCTTGCTGTAGAAAGTTTACGCCAGCAAGGAGAAAACGCACAATTTATTGCAATGCGCCTACCTTATGGCATTCAAAAGGACGAAGCAGATGCCCAGCAAGCGATAGAGTTTATTAACCCAGATACTATTTATACTGTGAATATCAAGCCTGCCTGTGACGCAATGTTAGCTAGCTTACTATCTAGTGGTATTCATTTTCGCGATGAAGCACAACAAGACTTTGTTATGGGTAATATTAAAGCGCGGCAACGAATGATTAGCCAATATGCAGTAGCTGGCGCCACGGATGGTTTAGTCATTGGCACAGACCAAGCTGCTGAAGCACTGATGGGATTTTTTACTAAATACGGTGATGGTGCATGTGATATAGCCCCATTAGAAGGTTTAACTAAACGACGTGTGCGTAAAATTGCTATGTATCTTAACGCACCTAATTATTTGACTAATAAAGTCCCAACTGCTGATCTTGAGGATTTATCGCCGCTTAAACCTGATGAAGTAGCGTTTGGTATTTCCTATAATGACATCGATGATTTTTTAGAAGGTAAAATCGTTCCTGAATCAGTTTATAAAATTATTTATGCTGCTTTTAAGGCAACAACGCATAAACGTAACCTTCCAGTAACGCCCTAA
- a CDS encoding RNA-binding S4 domain-containing protein, whose product MKDVFINKEHVELFKILKFEGIASSGAEAKDMIAAGNVLVNGIIEKQKRKKMVAGDTIELNGELFLLKLGAN is encoded by the coding sequence ATGAAAGATGTTTTCATTAATAAAGAACACGTTGAACTCTTTAAAATTCTTAAATTTGAAGGTATCGCCTCCAGTGGAGCAGAAGCTAAGGATATGATAGCTGCGGGCAATGTATTGGTAAATGGCATAATAGAAAAACAAAAAAGAAAAAAAATGGTTGCGGGCGATACGATTGAATTGAATGGTGAGCTCTTTCTACTAAAGTTGGGTGCTAATTAA
- a CDS encoding helix-turn-helix domain-containing protein has protein sequence MENIVGVIKKYKVKEGNKNNFSIDDVFGELIDEHGEPGLLLKGLRHREGLSQIKFAKLLNISQTNLSAMENGRRAIGKEFAKRIGEQFNMDYRSFL, from the coding sequence ATGGAGAATATAGTAGGAGTTATTAAGAAATATAAAGTTAAAGAAGGAAATAAAAATAATTTCTCTATTGATGATGTTTTTGGCGAACTTATTGATGAGCATGGTGAGCCTGGGCTTTTGCTAAAAGGGTTAAGGCATCGAGAGGGCTTAAGTCAAATTAAATTTGCTAAATTACTAAATATTTCCCAAACTAATTTATCTGCTATGGAAAATGGTAGACGTGCTATTGGTAAAGAATTTGCTAAACGAATAGGTGAGCAATTTAATATGGATTACCGAAGTTTTTTATAA
- a CDS encoding CinA family protein yields MKNVINYLKQNHLILSTAESCTAGQVLAILANFEGCGECIDVGYVVYSESAKKDILKVKQNTIERYTLTSEQVAREMACGAFYKSRANVVLATTGLTGEKPMDGIKPGTICFAWGFKGPKTNDIILFSETKIFEGERAKIQTLAAEHALLAIPSLHKTV; encoded by the coding sequence ATGAAAAATGTAATAAATTACTTAAAACAGAATCATTTGATACTTTCTACTGCAGAATCCTGTACTGCAGGGCAAGTGTTAGCGATTTTAGCAAATTTTGAAGGCTGTGGTGAATGCATTGATGTAGGCTACGTTGTCTATTCAGAATCAGCAAAAAAAGATATTTTAAAGGTTAAGCAAAATACCATTGAGCGATATACGTTAACAAGTGAACAAGTTGCCCGAGAGATGGCATGTGGCGCTTTTTATAAGAGTAGGGCTAATGTGGTGCTCGCTACTACAGGCTTAACTGGGGAGAAGCCAATGGATGGTATAAAGCCTGGCACTATATGCTTTGCCTGGGGGTTTAAAGGGCCTAAAACAAACGATATTATACTCTTTAGTGAGACTAAAATTTTTGAAGGCGAGCGTGCTAAGATTCAAACATTAGCAGCAGAACATGCTTTACTTGCCATACCGTCATTGCATAAAACTGTGTAG
- a CDS encoding ankyrin repeat domain-containing protein gives MPKSKKLKSPEELLRRAAAYGKLDEVRALLGEATMGINLNESGYVHRLRPSRFFPCAKINPPYTALLHALYKGSHARNGEPYIDIACLLIHSGADVTIPMLKNNRTALHYALLFDNCSSDKIEALIALLLAKGANKDAEAFFNFGDTLYSVDSYTPRDFINERPNLEALFKQDDLDRALKEPRLRINEERKLGVANEVPSLKDITTFFIRTNKLNIAQKEIPQELKEYMANYR, from the coding sequence ATGCCCAAATCTAAAAAACTTAAAAGCCCAGAAGAATTGCTTAGACGTGCTGCAGCTTACGGAAAATTGGATGAAGTTAGAGCATTATTAGGGGAAGCGACAATGGGCATCAATTTAAACGAGTCTGGATATGTCCATCGATTAAGGCCTTCTCGTTTTTTTCCGTGTGCTAAAATAAATCCCCCATATACAGCATTGTTACATGCTTTATATAAAGGAAGCCATGCTCGCAATGGGGAGCCTTACATTGATATAGCGTGTTTGTTAATCCATTCGGGCGCAGATGTAACTATTCCTATGCTTAAAAATAACCGTACTGCTCTACATTATGCTTTACTATTTGATAATTGCAGTAGCGATAAAATAGAAGCTTTAATTGCTTTACTTTTAGCAAAAGGAGCTAACAAAGATGCTGAAGCTTTCTTTAACTTCGGAGATACTCTTTATAGTGTCGATAGCTATACACCGCGAGATTTTATAAACGAAAGACCAAACTTAGAGGCACTTTTTAAGCAAGATGATTTAGACCGTGCTCTTAAAGAGCCTCGGTTGCGTATAAATGAAGAGCGCAAATTAGGAGTTGCAAATGAAGTTCCTTCATTAAAAGATATAACTACTTTCTTTATTAGAACAAATAAATTAAATATAGCCCAAAAAGAAATACCTCAAGAACTGAAAGAATATATGGCAAATTATCGATAA